The Prunus dulcis chromosome 5, ALMONDv2, whole genome shotgun sequence genomic sequence AACAGTTTCTGTGTAAACAAAAGgtctgttttgttttctgggtttttgtttttaacatcTTGTTTTCTCCGATATTCGTTTGGAACTCATACAGCTGTGTTTTAGATGGGGCAAGGGGAGATATGTGCTTGTGGATCCTGTCTGACTCTGAATAGAATTGAGGCTGCTAATGATGAAAAGATTGTTGGTGATACCGATGAGTCTGCATCCAAGCTGCAAGTAAATAATGTTTCAGGATGTTTTCTATATAGGTCTTAAGTTGAACTTTTGGACTCTTTTTTAGGTCTTGCATATCCAAAGCACATTGGAATCATGAGATGGGCATGGCTGAGGTCATTGTTCTTGAGGGTACAAATTGGAAGAACATAGGAGTTATCCGGAACGGCAACAAGCTCTTTTGCTCTATTTATGAAGTTTTGTAAGTGAAACATATACTCAATTGTGATTCTTGCACTCATAGTGTTTGTGATTTTAGATtgcaaatttttaaaatctcaaaCTTCTTGTAAGATATGGATAGATTTAACGGTAAACAATTCgaattaataaattttgatTCACTTCATTTCACTATCTTACCATTCACACATCTAAGCTTTTTCCCCTCAATTAGCCTTAAGTTTTGAATCTTCTATTTGTAGCTGAAggttttgcttttcaaagAATACATGGCCTATTAGTTGTTTTATATGTTGTTCATTACTTCATtatcaataatttaaatataaaaatgtttGGTACTTGCAAGAACAAGTTTGTGTGGAGCTCCACAAAAACTCTATTATGAAGTCCATTTTAATGTGAGCTAAAATTGGTGTGCACTATAAACAAAACTTGAATTGTAAAATAATTGATGCTTTGCATAAAAGCAAAGTCTGATAGTATTCATCATCATGAAATTTCCCTTTTCCTTATCAAGTGGAGATGAAATTGTTCATTAACATTAAAAATTGTATTGAAGGTTTTTAGTTGAAAAAGGGCATTTGCGTCTCTTGGATGATAGTGGTACTAGCACTTCCTTGGaggatatatatatgaagattTCAGATGAAAATAATAGGTGGTATTGGGAGGAATTTCAAGCGTATAGGAAACTCAAATCCCTTGGGTACATTGTTGGGCAGCATGGTATCCCCTGGTCTACAATTGGCGTGAAGAGTAAGTGTGAATTTGTTTCTTCTAAAGGTTGTCCTGAAATTGATGAGGCGGTGGACTTCGAAACCAATGACACTAGTTCTTCCAATGGATTGTTCAATGAGATGCGGGGTAATGAAGCAAGACCGGTTTTTGATGTTTATGCCCCAAACAAAAACTTCAAGAAGTCCTCTCCTGGAGATCCATGTTTTGTGCTTTGTTTTACTAggtatttatattttgtgaattctgagaatttaactaattttattttatttgtaattagttGTGATTGCTCTTTCTTTAATTATCAACTCCAAATTTTCTTGATTAGGTCTCGTCCGCCATCCAAACTAGACCTTGAAGCTCTCGAGAGACAATGTGGGAGCATTCCTTTAAAGTTTTGTCATGTCGATTATGGATCAGCAAGTTTCTTCTCCTTTGACAAGGTGGAACTTCCTACCCTACCTTGACATGTAGAGTTGATGTTTTGTATTTAGGGTTAGTTGCAACAAGAAGATATGAACGAGGCATGCTTTTGTAATTTCAAATTACTTGAAGCGAGATTTTTCACATTGCTGTCGTGTGAAATTTGTTCAAAACAGAATCGCCATTTGGCAACACAAGCTGTTTGTCTTCAATTTACATTAAGCCTGTTATGAATGAACAAGTTCCTCAACAATGGGTTACATGTCCCTTTCAACTCGTTCATCTGTCTATGGTTGGAGTGATAATTCTATAGAGATGTGCATAAATTAGCCAAAAATGTTTGTTCAAACTGTTTATTCGAATCATTTCTGATCTGAGGTGGTGGGAATATTTTGGCTAATTAAACATAAATGGACCGTATTGAACATCAATCTAAGCGTAGGAGTTATAAACAACGTTGGTTGGAAATTGGCAAATCTTTTGTTAAGAGGAGGATAAGGTACGGTGGATAGGGGAAGACTTGTGTGGcttatttcttttctccatAAGCTCATGATCTCATGTTCAGaatattatgtatttttcgaTGAAAGAAAATCTACATGTTCATCTATCGCCATACAGAGTTGTACTTTCCAGCAGATTGTGACATATTGCTTTGGCATGGCCATGGTGTGACTTGGCAGCCGATCCACATGCACAATGCATTGGTTGGaatgtaaaaacaaaacagaaattaGAAGAACTCTTGTAGCCAACCGCATGAGATAATGAACAATAACATGTTGGACCTATTACAaaacttaattaattgaacGATGGAACGTTAGAAGAGGTTCTAAGTTTGAATATCCTTCCGCTAACGATTAACAAGTAATCCGAACAGGAAGAGCTTATTTATGATCGGAAGAAAATCTGATGACACACTTTATCTTAAGCCACAAGCTCTTCTTGATCGTCAATTCAGAAGCGAAGGGAAGAAAGTTGTGGTCCATTGGAAAGGGTTGTCTCCTGCTGAACCTGTGCTTTGGCAATTATTTAGGCTGTTAAGTTAATATTATTGTTGGGTTGTTGAGATATTTTAGCTTCATCTTGTTTATCTTCTTTGCAACTTGGACCAGCCATGGTGATAAGGTTGTTCCTGTTTTAGTTTCAGTGAATTAAGCATTGAATTGTGCTTAGTAATTATTTTCCTTAATTGAACAGATTTTATCAAACCTTCCGCTACTCACCATAGGTTCTAAGAAACAAAAAGCCAAAGCTCCTCAGAACGTACCAAAATCACTAGATCGAGAGTTGGTTCGTCTCTGAACTTTTTGGTACCTAATCTAACCGGCGTTGCGTTTGATTTGCACACTACATCATTACGTTGAAAAATCCCGGCGATTCAATGATGTGCATACAATGTCATGTTAGTTGGGGAAACAAATTGTCATTATCAAAAGCACTTACAATTTACAAACACAGCGTAAAAAATCAGATTATatatttgcatatatatatatatacatacacaaAGAACAATTACTGGCTGCCGAGCTTATGTTGGCTTATTTGTTgtggaaatatatatactgCTTAGTTAAGGCTAAAGAACGTCTATATTGAAGCCAGAGTGTTGATAAAAGCAAGAGAAATGGCGTTCAGTTGAAAGAAAACATCATTCTCCTTTCTCAATGGAGACACTTCACCTTTCTTCTCCTTGAAGCCATCTTCACATGTAGAAGAAGCATCCATTGCAGAACTCACTTCTATATTGGCCTTAGCAAAGTCCTTGGACTGAAAAGCACAAAGAGCTTCTTGTAGGGTAGGAATGGCGTCAGCGTAGAGCTCGGAGCAGCCTCGCAAGCGTTCCTTTGCAAAGTTGTCAAATGCTTTGTCCTTCAAAAGGTTTGAAATGGTGGAGTTGATGTTTGTGGCATTGGCTATGGTGAGGTTGAGTGAGATGACGACTAGTTCTTGAAGGTCTAAGCTATGGCCTTTGGCGTTGGCCTCAAGGCTTGAAACACAAAACTTGTAGCTCAAATTTGGATCTCCTTGTGAAGCCTTCTTGCAAGAGAGTTGGATGAGCTCGTTAGAACCCATAATTGTGCTATGAAACAGAACCAGAAAAGTGATGATAATCTTGGAAAATGAAGAGAAACGcctcatttttttccttcctttcttttcacAAAAAGGGCCTTTTGAGAAGCTAATGAATACAAGAGTAACTTTATAGAGGGAGCcttgtttatatatacatacatgtgAGCGTGCTACACCACAACTTATTTGAGCGTTCAgttcaaattcataattttacAACATTATATGTCAAACGAAATCACGTAATTCTTAATATTCAAGATTTGATAACAGGTAAAGTAACGTTCTCTTGCCAAATCAatgataaagaaaatatattcctattaaatttcataattaacagTTTAACAACGTAACCGATAGAATAGTACATTTCTAACAGATTATTATTCtagatattaatttgattGGAATTTGTCGAGGAATCTTTATATGATGATGGGTCTTTATAGAAAGTGAAATGAGACATgctgttctttttgttttctgttttgataTGGTTTTTGGTTGTGAAGATACGTGACTTGACTGCTATATTATAATTAGCAAGTGAGCGTCGACACGCAAAGGATCAAGGATGGATGCATGTGAATTTATTTagtgggaaaagaaaagaaaagaaaagaaaaagaaaagaagatgatcATAATGTGACTTTTGAAGATGATAAAGTGGTGTTTGTGATAATTCCATGGGATTTTAATATTCAATAACAGTCTGGCTTCATCAAACTCGCTTTACCTGGtggcacaaaattaatatatttccaattagagaaaattaattatatatatgaaatgatTACGGAACAAATTGTGGATTCTCCAATAAATATCGTATCAATCATATTCATAATCAACAAGATCTTTATTATTGGTTAGGAGAAGGCCATGCGTGactaataaattatattattgaTGACTTTATTGTAATCAATGCTTCAtgttaattaaatttatttcttttcgaTAAAAAAATGTCGGCGGGGGGAGCCAAAAAGGATaagaagttcaaatttttttaattgaggTGCCATTACATGAATTTTGAGGGGCCAAGGCGATCCTACGCCTATATGTGGCTCCGTCCCTGCTTGAAGCTTTCTCACATGGTGTGTTTAGCCCCCTATCTATTACACTTTTGGCCatatgtaaataaaataaaataaaaattgctcAATTTGTACGAACTTTGGAATTTCTACACATATAATTAGTTATAGAGACAAAACTTGAATTGCGACACCACTTAAGCACAAAAAATGCCAAACGTTAACTGAATCGAGTCATGCAGCACCACTCAAGCACAAAAGTGGTATTTTGTGTTGAACTTGAAAGGGAATGAAGAGTCTCACAGAGAAAAGTTTGAGCCAAACCAACCCAATATGACAAAATGAGTGAAATTGGTGgcctttttttcccttcaccATTGTCCAATTCTCCAACATTTAAGCTGGCCTAGTTTTGATCTTTCTTTGGACTGGTGTTAAAAAGGTTGTGCCCCCATGACCCACCACCGTGGGTTGGCTATactaagtttttttctttttttctttcttacattaataattttgtttataacGTTTCACTAAAAATAAGTATGGCTTGTTATGTTATAGTTAATcaataattgttttttttttttatagagaaaaGTTAAACATTATCAATTGTGTGGTTATGTTTATTACAAAATAACAatcataattaatatttaataaaattttaatcatCTTTGGTAATAGTGattaaaaaatgtatttttgttttagttaGAATCAAATTTTAGCAAAATTATTGTCTTGAGAAAATCCTTTTGTCAAAGTTTGATTTCAATAATATCTCTTTATGATCGTGAACCAGCTAtgaattgtgaatttggtttttgtaaATATGCATTTAGGGCCCATTTGGTTTAAACCTGAGACCACTAGTTTATAaattaaagtcatttttcattaaaataaacCCCGTTGACCCCTCATAATCTTCTAATTCTATTAGGTTACAATCCAACCCGAAATTTAGAAATGAATATCTTTGACATGTTTCTTTAGTGTTGGTGCTCAATTTCGCTCAACTAAtatggtcaaaaagtcaacccaAGTCCAAATCTTTTGAGATCATTTCAGACTTCCATTTTTTTCCACCAAATCAAAGTGGCGGAGTTGGGCTTCTACTTAGGCCCAATTTGTGATTGCtgttacttttaaaaaaaattacttctgctatgctttgaaaataaattagttgTAAAGTAAAGTAGCTTCATGTTTgataaacaatatttttaaagtgttgttagtacaaaaagcagtgtcaaagccttttgataaattttaatataaaactattgtaactgtgaataatgactaaaataaacattatgTTGAAGTGTGATGTGCTAATCATTTGGTGGTGAAAGAGATGGAGGTGAAGGTggagttggtggtggtggtggtgttggttgtggaggtggtgtagatgtggaggtggtggttgtggtggtggtcgtggtgttggttgtggaggtggtgtggaggtggtggttgtggtgatGGTGGTCGTGGTAGTGGTGTTCGAGTTGGATGTGGAAGTGGAGgtggtgtcattttttaaattgaatgatggtattttgggaattaaaaaattcattaaaggcTTATCTCTACTTCTTTTGAAAGCAGCTTTGAAAAACAACTCACTGCTTACTTTTAAAAGTTGTTGTCAAAAGGTcactgcttttaaaataattgggataatttatttttaccaaacaccttaaactgtttaactttaaagtgaagcaggtttttggccaaaaaaagcAATCACAAACGAAGCCTTAGTGGGCACCCCACATAATAGAAATAAAAGGTCATCTGAAAATGGCATAGGTGTGATACCGGCCTACCACTCTCCGATATCTGAGTCAAATTATTAGTTAAGAACTGAATAGCACAAGGGCTTTAAGTAGGTGAAATTAGGGTTTCCCCAATTGGGGTATCTAAAAAGGACTCAACCACCATGGGGCCTATATATAGATCCCAATGCAAAAAAGGCAACACTAATGGGATGCATTTGGGGCTCTAAATCCTAGAGCCCAATCAGAGCTTGCCCCATATATAAAGATCCTAATAGAGCCATAGAGACAGAGTGGGCCCCAGTTGCTGCCAAATATTGAGCCATGTGATCcacttttttctctcttcaagCACTAATGCAcaaaatgaataataaaaaaacttgatATCTATGcaatacaatacaatatatgcaataaaaaatacCTATAAAGCCCCTCATTTTAGAAAAGATACCTTTCGAGTCTAGAATATTCCATATGAACTCTAAATGGGTCTATattcatcatttttagccCTCATAGTGAGAAAGATACATTTAGTGTACGTTTCAAGCACAAGTACAACAGTGCTTTTATAGGGGTGATTCTTTCctcttttggttttctttgatGTAGGATTAGTGGGTACGATTTAGGTTGGGTCGGTTTTAGTCCCAACCCGTAACCCAACTCGATATATGGCGGTTTATGATTTCTTGGATCCAAGACCTGTTCATTATTAGGCCAACCCAACCCATGCCTTTTGTGATCGGATTGGGCGATTAAGTCAAGTTAACTCAAAATTAAGCATATTTTTAAGTTTGAGTTCCAACTCATAATCCAATCCATTCATAGCGGATTATGATTTTGAACCCAAGACTTGTTCATTTTTAGGCCAACCTAACCCACTATGATTAGGTTGGGCGGTTCTATTAGGTTGACCCGAAATTATACCTACCCCTAGCGTATATATCTTGACAGGATATTTCAAGGTGGATTGTTAGTACTAAGTCGCTCGGTTTATAGGGTTTGCTTATTTCTTGGGCAATAGCCCAAGTCGGTTAAGACCTTTGGTTGTTCATTCCTTGGGCTTGTCAGCCTAGTATTTGTGCCGGTCCATCTTGTGGGCTTTCTTTACTTAAATTTTATACcttttttgggctttttgcTTTAAGAGGTTTTTGGACTCATTCAATCGGCCTTAAGAAAGCTAGGTATCATCATAAGGGATTTGTCATTTTAAATACTTAAAAGATGATCTCCTTAAGGTACAACAATATCAAATTTCATTGTCCAATATTTCAATGAAATGAATAAACAAAGAATTGAGCATTTTAGGTTTTGGCTTTGGTCTTTACAATTGCACATTTTTAAGCTACAAGTGTGAAAACCTAAGCAACCTAAAATGACAGAAAAAGAA encodes the following:
- the LOC117628183 gene encoding putative invertase inhibitor, which codes for MRRFSSFSKIIITFLVLFHSTIMGSNELIQLSCKKASQGDPNLSYKFCVSSLEANAKGHSLDLQELVVISLNLTIANATNINSTISNLLKDKAFDNFAKERLRGCSELYADAIPTLQEALCAFQSKDFAKANIEVSSAMDASSTCEDGFKEKKGEVSPLRKENDVFFQLNAISLAFINTLASI
- the LOC117627374 gene encoding uncharacterized protein LOC117627374, with the protein product MGTDYDAFTFLKFNTQGAEDDRSGGVGSGHQSDAPPVWADPGSAPNPQAAGACGSGGSNNNQVVEALEARISVLKAEDLKEQACNFLMGQGEICACGSCLTLNRIEAANDEKIVGDTDESCISKAHWNHEMGMAEVIVLEGTNWKNIGVIRNGNKLFCSIYEVLFLVEKGHLRLLDDSGTSTSLEDIYMKISDENNRWYWEEFQAYRKLKSLGYIVGQHGIPWSTIGVKSKCEFVSSKGCPEIDEAVDFETNDTSSSNGLFNEMRGNEARPVFDVYAPNKNFKKSSPGDPCFVLCFTRSRPPSKLDLEALERQCGSIPLKFCHVDYGSASFFSFDKVELPTLP